The following coding sequences are from one Ornithodoros turicata isolate Travis chromosome 1, ASM3712646v1, whole genome shotgun sequence window:
- the LOC135394590 gene encoding uncharacterized protein LOC135394590, giving the protein MSTGDAPPTGQALATASVTPVSSIAVKLPPYWDRNPATWFIQAEAQFHLSGISAERTKYYHVIAALSPSAAEEVFDIIANPPADTPYQALKAALLKRTSPSDRARLQQLLSAEELGDRHPTQLLRRMKQLLGEGSNASTDSFLRELFLQRLPKNVQMVLASTHNLGIEELASLADAVMEVASPATMTLDSVQAPQVDAPPSVPPFPDANSNFATLSQQVAHLTQLVAALSTRSRSPSPRRQRFRSRNRSPRHRSPGSRDRNGLCWYHHRFGQEARHCFQPCAWSGNPPANH; this is encoded by the coding sequence ATGTCTACTGGCGATGCTCCCCCAACTGGACAAGCCTTAGCGACAGCCTCAGTTACACCGGTATCCTCCATCGCCGTCAAACTTCCTCCGTATTGGGATCGCAACCCCGCGACGTGGTTTATTCAAGCGGAAGCACAGTTTCACCTCTCCGGCATCTCGGCCGAACGTACCAAGTATTACCACGTCATCGCggccctttcaccatcagcGGCAGAAGAAGTGTTTGATATCATTGCCAACCCTCCCGCCGATACCCCGTACCAAGCCCTGAAAGCGGCACTCTTGAAGCGTACATCGCCGTCCGACCGCGCCCGTCTGCAACAGCTGTTGTCAGCTGAAGAACTAGGCGACCGGCACCCAACCCAACTGCTGCGCCGAATGAAACAGTTACTCGGCGAAGGAAGCAATGCCAGTACCGACAGTTTCCTCCGCGAGCTATTCCTCCAACGGCTCCCTAAAAATGTCCAGATGGTTCTTGCCAGCACTCACAACCTCGGCATTGAAGAACTAGCGAGTTTGGCTGACGCAGTCATGGAAGTCGCATCACCTGCTACTATGACCTTGGATTCCGTCCAAGCGCCTCAAGTCGATGCTCCCCCAAGTGTACCTCCCTTCCCTGACGCCAACTCGAATTTCGCCACTCTTTCCCAACAAGTCGCTCACCTGACTCAATTAGTTGCGGCTTTGTCCACCCGATCCCGCTCTCCGTCGCCACGTCGCCAGCGTTTCCGCTCCCGCAACCGGTCTCCTCGCCATCGCAGCCCAGGTTCACGCGACAGGAACGGGCTTTGCTGGTACCATCACCGCTTCGGCCAGGAAGCCCGACACTGCTTCCAACCTTGCGCGTGGTCGGGAAACCCGCCGGCCAACCACTAG